The region GTGAAGTTTATGCAGCGAACTTACCAGGAGTTGTATCCAGATCAGGATTTCTCTCATTTGGCACAGACCGTAGAGCGTTATCTAACGAATGAGAGTCCGGTGTGGTGGGTAGAGCCAGAAGCGGCAAATCCTATTGCTGTAGTCACGACAATGTTATCTCGCGGAGTTTCGTCTCCTGTGGCTTGCCTGTGGCTGGGTAACTCGGTCGATCAAGTCACAGGCGATCGCCATGCTTGTATTTTTCTGCTGTATGTGGCACCAGAACA is a window of Trichocoleus desertorum ATA4-8-CV12 DNA encoding:
- a CDS encoding GNAT family N-acetyltransferase; this translates as MQRTYQELYPDQDFSHLAQTVERYLTNESPVWWVEPEAANPIAVVTTMLSRGVSSPVACLWLGNSVDQVTGDRHACIFLLYVAPEHRRRGIASALVQHAIAWSQARGDRQLGLQVFQANQPALNLYQKLGFQTQALWMVKPLESPLTEP